One Nodosilinea sp. FACHB-141 DNA segment encodes these proteins:
- a CDS encoding sodium:solute symporter family transporter encodes MTIGATAIAVILVTVASFTLLGLLQASRHTITLEDYVVSRNRVGTGMALATIVASAIGAWILFSPPEVGATSGIAGIVGYCIGQATPAAMLAFLGTRMRFLMPNGHSLNEYVLHRYGQAMYLLTLGIGVFYMFIYLAAELTAIAKAVELMAGVPLWLTALLVITGVFIYTVVGGLEASIFTDALQFVVIVPLLLLSFGVAVVALGGWGNAIAPVTQSAPELLSLANGPGIKFGATLVIAVIAAEMFNQGNWQRVYACKTNTVVRRSFLRSSLVIWPMLLLAGMLGILAMHFGFNDDRAFFSLVQALELPTWVGMGILLLVLALVMSTLSALLNGIASVFTLDLVRLMPTTPTAGILRASRILTVLIGIPAILIASQGYNVLYLFLLADLICAGAAFPVLFGLYSRRLTGTMAFWSAVVAIATGALFFPRPDFSPWNGLPFAGDLLVSFAAPVVVSTLVCLVWIQIKAQGGKTETFDFGILSRDIHAYGESDSLPADSLTDTQRRANDPLL; translated from the coding sequence ATGACCATTGGTGCCACAGCGATCGCTGTCATCTTAGTAACCGTGGCTAGCTTTACCCTGCTGGGTTTGCTGCAAGCGAGCCGCCACACCATCACCCTAGAAGATTACGTGGTGAGCCGTAACCGGGTGGGCACCGGCATGGCCTTAGCGACCATCGTCGCCTCGGCCATAGGCGCTTGGATCTTATTTAGCCCACCCGAGGTAGGAGCCACCAGCGGCATTGCGGGCATTGTGGGCTACTGCATTGGGCAGGCTACCCCAGCGGCAATGCTGGCGTTTTTGGGCACCCGCATGCGGTTTTTGATGCCCAACGGTCACTCGCTGAATGAATACGTGCTTCACCGCTATGGCCAGGCCATGTATTTGCTAACCCTGGGCATTGGGGTGTTTTACATGTTCATTTACCTGGCGGCGGAGCTGACGGCGATCGCCAAAGCGGTCGAACTGATGGCCGGGGTGCCCCTCTGGTTGACTGCCCTGCTCGTCATTACAGGTGTCTTTATCTACACCGTTGTCGGCGGGCTAGAGGCGTCTATCTTTACCGATGCCCTTCAGTTTGTGGTGATCGTGCCGCTGCTGCTGCTCAGCTTTGGTGTAGCGGTAGTTGCCCTAGGAGGGTGGGGAAATGCGATCGCCCCTGTGACCCAGTCTGCGCCAGAACTGTTAAGCCTAGCTAACGGTCCCGGCATTAAATTTGGGGCCACCCTGGTGATCGCTGTGATTGCAGCCGAAATGTTTAACCAGGGCAACTGGCAACGGGTCTATGCCTGCAAAACTAATACCGTTGTGCGGCGGTCTTTTTTGAGATCGTCTTTGGTCATTTGGCCAATGCTGTTGCTTGCAGGCATGCTGGGCATTTTGGCGATGCACTTTGGCTTCAACGACGATCGCGCCTTTTTCTCGCTGGTTCAGGCCTTAGAGCTGCCCACCTGGGTGGGCATGGGCATTTTGCTGCTGGTGCTAGCCCTAGTGATGAGTACCCTGAGTGCACTACTGAACGGCATTGCGAGTGTTTTTACCCTTGATTTGGTGCGGCTGATGCCGACCACGCCCACGGCGGGCATTTTGCGGGCTTCGCGCATTCTAACCGTGCTCATCGGCATCCCCGCCATTCTGATTGCCTCTCAGGGCTACAACGTGCTGTACCTGTTTCTGCTAGCCGACTTGATTTGCGCCGGAGCAGCATTTCCAGTGCTGTTTGGCCTATATTCACGGCGCTTGACGGGGACGATGGCGTTTTGGAGTGCGGTGGTGGCGATCGCGACTGGTGCCCTATTCTTCCCACGGCCCGACTTTAGCCCCTGGAACGGTCTACCCTTTGCAGGCGATCTGCTGGTTAGCTTTGCCGCCCCCGTTGTGGTATCGACGCTAGTCTGCCTGGTATGGATCCAGATTAAAGCTCAGGGTGGTAAGACGGAGACCTTCGACTTTGGCATTCTCAGCCGCGACATCCACGCCTACGGGGAGAGCGATTCGCTACCGGCTGATAGTTTGACCGATACACAGCGTCGGGCGAATGATCCACTGCTATAG
- the egtD gene encoding L-histidine N(alpha)-methyltransferase, which produces MPPTSQTKPSPVKLYDFHPPVEDFRSAVLRGLSQPQKTLSPKFLYDKRGSELFDAICQLPEYYLTRTEMAILRTYAEDVAAALDHRVLVELGSGSSQKIRILLDAAPQVTTYVGVDISRQHLQEACAALMQDFGGLDAIAVCADYTQPLPIAAIPELQNRPTIGFFPGSSIGNLEPAEVISFLKTVAVLGDLIVGVDLKKSAAILEPAYDDAQGVSAAFALNVLERINRELGADFDLTQFEYRAHYNEDQGRIEMAIASLCDQTVRLGNAEISFRQGETLRTEHSYKYTVDEFQLLAMEAGFKPVQVWTDENQLFSLHHLKQI; this is translated from the coding sequence ATGCCCCCCACCTCCCAAACCAAGCCCTCTCCCGTCAAGCTTTACGACTTTCATCCGCCAGTGGAAGATTTTCGCAGCGCAGTGCTACGGGGTCTGAGCCAGCCGCAAAAGACGCTTTCTCCTAAGTTTCTCTACGACAAACGGGGGTCGGAGCTGTTTGATGCCATCTGTCAGCTGCCGGAGTATTACCTGACGCGTACCGAGATGGCTATTTTGCGTACCTATGCAGAGGATGTTGCGGCGGCTCTAGATCACCGCGTCTTGGTTGAACTGGGCAGTGGCAGCAGCCAAAAAATTCGCATTTTGCTAGACGCTGCCCCTCAGGTGACGACCTACGTGGGGGTGGATATTTCGCGGCAGCATTTGCAGGAAGCCTGTGCAGCGCTGATGCAGGACTTTGGTGGGTTGGATGCGATCGCCGTCTGTGCTGACTACACTCAACCTCTACCCATCGCCGCCATCCCTGAGCTACAAAACCGCCCCACCATCGGCTTTTTTCCCGGTTCTTCCATTGGCAATCTGGAGCCTGCCGAGGTGATCAGCTTTCTCAAAACCGTAGCGGTGCTGGGTGATTTGATCGTTGGGGTAGATCTCAAGAAATCTGCCGCTATCCTCGAACCCGCCTATGACGATGCCCAAGGGGTTTCGGCAGCCTTCGCCCTAAATGTGCTGGAGAGGATCAACCGAGAACTAGGAGCCGATTTTGACCTGACCCAGTTTGAGTATCGGGCGCACTACAACGAGGACCAGGGACGGATTGAGATGGCGATCGCCAGCCTCTGCGACCAAACTGTGCGACTGGGCAATGCCGAAATTTCCTTTCGCCAAGGCGAAACCCTGCGCACTGAGCATTCTTATAAATACACAGTAGATGAGTTTCAGCTTTTGGCGATGGAAGCGGGTTTCAAGCCAGTGCAGGTGTGGACGGATGAGAATCAGCTCTTTAGCCTGCACCACTTAAAGCAGATATAG
- a CDS encoding DUF4383 domain-containing protein, translating into MNEISMNSEQKCALALGIIFTFLGIAGFIPALVNLPGAGMGASAPVDTSAIPVSGGPTYIAAYLRGFGYLFGLFPTNLLHNMVHLAIGGFGLFSATGKEGAFRYNRFFAISYLLLAVMGLIPLSNTLFGIMPIFGNNVWFNAVTGAIAAYFAFVWHPSHPESTAPSTQ; encoded by the coding sequence ATGAATGAAATTAGTATGAATAGCGAACAAAAATGTGCATTAGCGCTGGGAATTATCTTCACCTTTTTAGGAATTGCTGGTTTTATTCCCGCTCTTGTCAACCTGCCTGGCGCAGGAATGGGAGCTAGTGCACCAGTAGACACAAGCGCAATTCCAGTTAGCGGTGGGCCTACTTACATAGCTGCTTACCTAAGAGGTTTTGGCTATTTGTTTGGGCTCTTCCCGACTAACCTGCTTCACAATATGGTTCACCTAGCCATCGGTGGCTTTGGCCTATTTTCGGCTACGGGTAAAGAAGGGGCGTTTAGATACAATCGATTCTTTGCTATTAGCTATTTGCTGCTTGCCGTTATGGGGTTGATTCCGCTCTCAAATACCCTCTTTGGTATCATGCCCATCTTTGGCAACAACGTTTGGTTCAACGCTGTAACAGGGGCGATCGCGGCTTACTTTGCCTTCGTCTGGCATCCTAGCCATCCCGAATCGACAGCTCCTTCTACGCAATAG